TTACCTTTTCGGGCTCGGCACTGGCCTTGGACTGTTGGTAGGCCGCATCGAAGGTGCATCCTACATCGCCTTTCTGGCAGCCGGCATGGTTGCGACGAGCGCGATGACAGCATCAACCTTCGAAACAATTTACGCGGTTTTCGGTCGAATGCGCGATCAGGGCACTTGGGAAGCAATCCTGCACACACAACTTACCCTCGGCGACATCGTTCTCGGTGAATTGACCTGGGCAGCCACAAAGGCCTTTCTGGCCGGTACGACAATTGCGATTGTTGCCGCCGCGCTAGGTTATGCCGCGTGGACGTCGGTTCTCTACGTGCTGCCGGTCATCGCTCTCACCGGGTTCGCCTTTGCGAGCCTGGCCATGCTCGTCATCGCGCTCGCGCCCAGTTATCACTATTTTATTTTCTATCAGACGCTTGTCATCACACCCATGCTGTTCCTTTCGGGCGCGGTTTTTCCAGTCGGCCAATTGCCAGGAGTGTTTCAGCAGATTGCGGCCTTCTCGCCGCTGGCGAATTCTATCGATCTAATCCGTCCGGTGATGCTCGGCCGCCTGGGCGACAATGTAGGGCTGCATATAGGCGCACTTTGCATGTTCGCTGTATTGCCTTTTTTTCTGTCGGCTGGACTGTTTCATCGACGACTAATGCGTTGACGCTTACCTACGCCCATCAACGAGAAGGAGGTCCGCAATGCCGGATTGCAAACTGCCCCCAGCGGCCCGGAGGCATGCGTGTGCCAGGAATCGCGAGTGGTACAACAACGCCGAAGCCGGGCGCCACCCAGCCGCTGCAGGCACGCGCCCATCTTCGCGACCACACCTCGGAGTACAGGCTGGGTGGTGAGGCGCGCGGACCCACCCGGAGCGTTCAAGCGATAGCAGCCAAGCTTCTTGTGCGCGTCCCCAGACCGTCGCGGCCATTATTTAGTTGGATACACATGCAATGACCCACAACGAACCAACTCCTGAGCCTTTTGTGATCCTTGCTATGCCAAGGACCGGAACACACTATTTAGAAGAATTGCTAAACGAGCATCCGACCGTTCTGAGTAACGGTGAGTTGCTAAACGAATATGATCCCAATTGGCCCAGCACGGATCGCCTGCTAGGCACGGATCGCGAGCTTCTTGAGCTTGCCTATGTGCGCTGCCCTATGCGCGACTACAAGAATGTGACGCATCTTGGCTGCAAGATCAATGAACCTCAGTTTCGCGAGCGTCCAGCATTCTTTGCGGAATTAGCTCGTTGGCCAGCACTCAAGGTCATCCTCGTTGTTCGCCGAAACGTATTGGAATCGCTCCGATCCTTTGTGCAGGCCAGGGAAAGCGGTCAGTGGCTGAAGTTCAGCTCGGACAACGATACCGCTCGGCCACCGAGCGTCAGGTTGTCAATCGCCGACTGTGAGGCTTATTTCAAAGCCGCCGACGATTTTCACGCTCGCGTTATGGACTCCTTCACGTCGACCAACCTGCTTGTAATGGAATACGAGAGCCTACTTCACGAACCTGCCCAATGCTTGGGAGCGGTTTGGGATTTCCTGGGCGTTCCAGCGCTTGAGCCATCAGATAACGCCATCTTGCAGCGCCAGGAAACGCGACCGCTTGATCAAACGGTGGAGAACTTTGACGAGTTGCGGATTCACTTCGCACGCGGACCTTATTCAAGATTTTTTGACCTCGGAGATTCAATGCGCTCCTACGCTTAATCGCTTGTACCGCGTGCTCTGATGGGCGTGTAGGATATCCTGCAGTTTGCGCGCATTCCGTTCCAAAACTGACAAACCAAAGTCACCAAGGCAACCGGCAGTCGATCTGCGGCGAACATCAAAGGGCACGGGCGCAAGGCGACCTGGTCAATTCCCTCTCTGATGAAGCACTTCCTCAGACGCGATCTTTGGCGAGCCTCGAGTGCAGAATTCCGGCAAGGTGGAGGGTTCCAGTGCGCAACTGCACCAATCTC
This region of Mesorhizobium sp. M2A.F.Ca.ET.046.03.2.1 genomic DNA includes:
- a CDS encoding ABC transporter permease, which translates into the protein MGERFAAALPANAWNWIAVWRRNHLAWKKVAFASMLGTLADPMIYLFGLGTGLGLLVGRIEGASYIAFLAAGMVATSAMTASTFETIYAVFGRMRDQGTWEAILHTQLTLGDIVLGELTWAATKAFLAGTTIAIVAAALGYAAWTSVLYVLPVIALTGFAFASLAMLVIALAPSYHYFIFYQTLVITPMLFLSGAVFPVGQLPGVFQQIAAFSPLANSIDLIRPVMLGRLGDNVGLHIGALCMFAVLPFFLSAGLFHRRLMR
- a CDS encoding sulfotransferase, yielding MTHNEPTPEPFVILAMPRTGTHYLEELLNEHPTVLSNGELLNEYDPNWPSTDRLLGTDRELLELAYVRCPMRDYKNVTHLGCKINEPQFRERPAFFAELARWPALKVILVVRRNVLESLRSFVQARESGQWLKFSSDNDTARPPSVRLSIADCEAYFKAADDFHARVMDSFTSTNLLVMEYESLLHEPAQCLGAVWDFLGVPALEPSDNAILQRQETRPLDQTVENFDELRIHFARGPYSRFFDLGDSMRSYA